The Populus nigra chromosome 4, ddPopNigr1.1, whole genome shotgun sequence genome contains the following window.
TATGCAGACTGTGGTGGCGCTTGCCATGCTAGGTGTTCGTTGTCCTCTAGGCCTCGTCTTTGCAAGAGAGCTTGCGGGTCATGCTGTGCCCGATGCAAATGTGTCCCTCAAGGCACTTCCGGCAACCTGGATACCTGCCCTTGCTATGCCACCTTGACTACTCGTGGAGGCAGACGCAAGTGTCCTTGAATTTAATCAGCCAATTAGCCCATCACTAAAATCAACGCATTCTCTACATATATCAAGAATTAATAACCATTGGCGTTCCAAAAAAAAGATGCGAAGTTGTACTTTCTTACCAGATACGAGGGATATGTcgtttcctttatttttctttagtttgtaatatttttttcttgaattatttGTGATGAATATTGAATTGTAATTGCAAATGTTTGGAAATAAAATACCGGGTTTCGTTTTTCCTTTATTAAtgtaatataaatttgattcaaattatgTTATTGATGAAGTAATATTTGCCAACCGTTCATTAGCTTTCAAATCATGGGATAAATTCCAAGAAATCGAGAAAGTGGTAGCaggtaataattaattaatgaacgCTTTAATTTCCTGATCTCCATTCACATAAACATTGAATAAACTTgataccaatatatatatatatatatatatatatatatatatatatatatatatatagagaataAAAACTCCCCACTCCCCTGTGCATGGTATTGGTAACATACACGTTGAAGCCCAATTTCATTCTTTCTCTATACAAACACGCAAGCCCGCCGTAATTGCCTTGCAATTTTGCAAAGATGCCTACAGAGATTGAActtgtttttagttaaaatttaaaagaaaattcttcaaattatattaatagtattttttaattattttaatgtaataatgttaaaaataaattttaaaaaatattattttaatatgtttctaaacaaaaatactttgaaaagtaacgTTAAGCATACTCCCAAACACTCTCTTGAGTGTTTATTTAGTAATATggtaaaatgtgttttttaaatgtattttttatttaaaaatatattaaaataacataatttttaaaaaatatatttttgatgtgattgcattaaattaaactaaaaacaacTTACTGATGTTTTTCTGTATAAGATCAGATCTTCATGGATGCTTGCTATGTACTTTTCAGGAGATTTTTTCTTCATGGATGTAGGAAATTCACATTCATGTTATTCTGTGATTTTTAGTCATAGCAATTTAGAGTTGCTTCATCGAACATGAAAATAGAACTGAAAAGGAGGATGTTCAGAGAAAAGAACAATTACATAAAAGGGTTGAGAATTTACAGCATGAAAATGAAGCGACATATAATCTGGTGATCGATCTCCCACTCATCGCCAAAGGCTTCTCCTTCCACTCGATACTTTTCCTAGCAATCTGTTGAGAATGGAAATTCACACTCACAGCTTATATGCATCCATGCCGAGTAccattctaaaaaaaacccttcaaattGGATGCTATCGACAGTGATTTGGAATTGGATAGTCGACTAGGCGAGGTGACAGCTTTGGATTCTTCGCACACTGTAACAGAGGACCATTGTCACTATGGAAAACCTCCCTTGCTTAGACCTTTTTCCCAGAAAAGACAAAGAATATATGGTATACAGTCTCAGCCGAATACAGACGAAGCCCACTTGCCATTGATCTGCTTCGCTAGATTTTAAAGCCCTGTCACATTAGACGGGCGCGAATCCCATCTCTAGCATATAACTTGAACCAAGAGATGTTCGGTGTAATGGTTAAGTTGATTTCATACtctttgaaatttatttcttaaatacaATGTgaggaaataaatttaatcatgaTTAATTTACAAGTTGATAAATAGATACTTTACATACTAATTATTAAATTCGGTATAACTTAACCAGTGGTTATAACCATTATTCTGCTGTATCATTTAATTGTTCTCGGTGTCCTTTTCCTTAACAGGTGGTGAGTATGTGATAGTTCGGTATGGTttgactcaaattttttttttttactttttttttcttcattgctgtcaaagaaccatctcaacccaagaACTTAAGTTTTTAGGTGATGTCTCAGGATATAAACTgcattattctctaacaattgGATTACATGCTAGCAATGCAAAAAATCATATTAGCCCTTCCAtgtatcttttcttttgatttaatcaatcttcttttatttgcaattattttttttacattgattatctttgattgaattttattttcattttatcttcATACCAAACTTGGTCATAAATCTTtcgattgctatttttttaatggatttgtttttttacaattccattcctatacatttaatttcatttggttttttcctaaacattcaatttcatttaatttttatgtcaaatttagttataattcttttaattgctattttgttttattttgcattgtttttattttgttgatttttttctcaaattcatccattaatatttgtttgattaagaatcttgcttttttatttttcgagtttttctttaataaaatcatCCCGGTCTCATGACCCGATCAACAGACCTGAAGGATTAACATGAGTTGATCTCTATTTtctttaaagcatttttttatatatatttttgccagcatttttttcacttttctatttatattgtCACCCCAAATTCATGTTACATAtcatgtgtttgatttgttaaCCCGAGTTGGCTATCAAGTTTGACTGAGgctttttttgttatcttatttctttttgctttgacaatttcttaaaatttatatttttaaattgactttTAACAAATTTCTTAAAAGTTCTGGATCTAGTGTTTCATAAATTgtgggttttttaaaattcatccaTGTTTAGGATATGTTTTCAGGTCTGCTTTAATTTTacaaatgttttcaatttaatccctaataattttttttattctttaaaagttgttctttgtttttttaattgatatttattttatttgagattatttattttattgtttttcattaattttgatcctccttagattttttctattaaattttttcttccttctttttgttagcttttgcatgtttttttatgaatatttttataccggtctcattttttaaaattaaattggttgagaattatacTTTTTGAttgaatatgaataaaaatttcaatgggATGTGACTTTTAGAGATTAGATAAGGTTTAAGAGGTTTGTTGATTTTGccctgtttttttctcttttttatagattgatgtttttttatttttttaaaaaaattttattttgttattttttcaggattaattctctccctctctcttttacttttgttttttttttccggtttgattCTGTTGGGTTAGccctcaataattttttttatatttcacccttactattttttaatatatcagaatacaaataacttttaatttcatcacctataatttttttaatattttaagtttgGTCTTAGTTCttttaatgagattttttttgtttgggatttttttttagattttatccttattgagttttttatgtcaaattttagctccattatttattttgctgtttgttttgttttaattttttttaataatttttgcaaCAAtccatcattcaaaattaaattggacaACATTTAAGTTATTGATCGAACTCAGGTCCATAATTTAATaagttgcaatttttttatattaaaataaatttaagaggtTGGTTTGggtttacatgtttttttcacttttttttttaatttgatgttttttattttttttcaagcgtggtttatttttttttaattaggttagCATTGAGTTATTTAATAATCGAAATAAATCTAAGtgtgaatttttttgttgttgttaatgtgtttattaatttatttattactgttttttattatttaaattgccTCCTTAATGAatgacttgatattttttttttaaactattactttttttacataaaaaaaaatgttgagctAGCGGGGACGCGCCGGCAAATATCCAGTAATAATCTAATGAGCTGAGTACTTTTCCGAGTTTAAGAATGATGCTCCATAATAAATGCTAGAAATATCAAATGGGGGTATTTCTGTAATTGCCCTTAAACTTAACCAACTTGAAAGAACTGGAAGTCACGAATCACTCATGACCCGATGTCACGCTGAGACGCAGAGAATCGAATCATCATCACTGCACACAAACAAAGCCGATCTCTGAATCAAATAATCGCCGATTCTAAAAAACCTCCCCTTCCTCGTGTCTGCAAGCTTTTTTTAGAATCCACGTAGTAGTAGGTTTCAATCTCCCTTCTCACTAACAGAcacaccactctctctctcgcGCGTGACATAAGCCTTACCCTTCATTGAACTAATATTCTAGCACGTGTTATCCAAATCCCAAACAACGAATGAACAGTTAACCCAGACCCTTTTCTGGCAACTAAAATTCTTAAGCATGTTTGTTAGTGTTAGAGGTGTTCAcagttaaatttgatttaatttaaatttaaaaaatcaaccaaatccaattataatatttttatataaaattaactaaaataaactaaaaatcagTTCAAACCAAACTGGTCCAGTTCAATTaaattcagttttttaaaaaagaaactggaaaacctaatcctataaatttttttttagttttttaaaaattgacttAGCCTTACATTAAATTAAACTGTAATGTTAAAGCTAACTAATGTTAAGCTAATTGtaaatttaatatgaatataaaatcaaaaccacaACATCTCCATCCTCCACGTCAATATTGTCAATGAGATTGCCCAGCCTGATACTGTTACTGCTTCATATTCATTCCCCTCTACCATCACCTTCTTGTAATCTACAGTGTTCACTTGccgaaaaacaattataacaaaatctaatttaatgtggtagtcattgttttttaaataatttttttatcaaaatatatgttaatgattttttttattttttaaaaattatttttaatatcagcatattaaaataatttaaaatatacaaatcatattaaattttaacaaaattctttttaaaattttttaaaaaccgtGTTCCCAAACGATTTTACATTGTGCAAGTGGCGACAATCTAAGACCTATTAAATAATAGCCGTTGATGAATGAACAGAGGCGTTGATTATCATGAAGTGGGGAGAGGGTCAAGAAGTGACAAGAAAGGGAAGTCGGGGCTTCATGTATCCGACGTGGCTGACACGTGTAAGTAGCCCGAGATGATAGATCGGACGGTGGTGGATAAGTAGAGAATAGAAACCGCGGAGATGGGGAATTACGTGAGAATCGGGAGTGTGTATAAATGAAATCTGGAAGTgacggagagagagagagagagagagagagtagcaTTAATGCTTCGGGCTTTCCGTCGCTTTGGAGATTGTAGTGTGTGATTGAGTGAATGTTTTAGGGTAGGTTTGACAAATCAAAAAGATGGTTATCGTTGTCACTCGTCACTGCATTATCCAGTTTTTTCTTggcctttgtttttcttaaaaaaaatttgaaaaaatcttgCTTGCAGAGTAGAAGGAAAGAGCGGAAGTAGGGGATAATGGGGGAGATTTGATGCCATTAATGGGTTAGATAGGTTTTAATTGTACTAAAGGAAAAGTCTTTAACGAGTGAGATCTACTCTCTTTAAATTTTTCCAAGTGTGTTTCACGGGTTGCACAGAGACTcacagagagggagagggagagggagaaggagctttttcctttttcctgttgttcatcttctttctttctgctttgagtttttttttctctttctttctgctTTATTTTAGGAAGAACCTGATTCTCTTAACACGAGGAAGCGAATTACTTTTCtacctttctttcttcttcttcttcttcttcttcttttatcgATCTCTGTTTGCCTTCGGTCTCTGCTATCTCTCTCTTAGCTTCTCCGAGAGAAATAGAGATCTTCCTCGGCTTGTACTCTCTGCTCTTCAAGATAAAAGAGAGAGGCGGAGAGATATCTggcga
Protein-coding sequences here:
- the LOC133692841 gene encoding gibberellin-regulated protein 1-like, with amino-acid sequence MAISKLLIASLLVSLLVFHLAEADQKVNSNQAASYVPGNNIDCGGACHARCSLSSRPRLCKRACGSCCARCKCVPQGTSGNLDTCPCYATLTTRGGRRKCP